A part of Prevotella melaninogenica genomic DNA contains:
- a CDS encoding rod shape-determining protein — translation MGLFSFIQEIAMDLGTANTIIISDDKIVVDEPSVVALDRRTDKMIAVGGDAKMMYEKEHPNIRTIRPLRDGVIADFTACEQMMRGLIKMVHSGNRFFSPSLRMVIGVPSGSTEVELRAVRDSAEHADGRDVYLIFEPMAAALGMGLDVEAPEGNMIVDIGGGSTEIAVISLGGIVCNNSIRVAGDDLTADIQEYMSRQHNVKVSERMAERIKLHVGSALTDLGEEAPEDYIVHGPNRITALPMEVPVCYQEIAHCLDKTVAKIENAVLSALENTPPELYADIVKNGIYLSGGGALLRGIDKRLTDKINIPFHIAEDPLHSVAKGAGIALKNVDRFSFLMR, via the coding sequence ATGGGATTATTTTCATTTATCCAGGAAATTGCTATGGACCTGGGAACGGCAAACACAATTATTATCAGTGATGATAAGATTGTTGTTGATGAGCCGTCAGTAGTAGCACTGGACCGTCGCACAGATAAGATGATTGCTGTGGGTGGTGATGCAAAGATGATGTACGAGAAGGAACATCCCAATATTCGTACAATCCGCCCTTTGCGCGACGGAGTTATCGCTGACTTTACAGCTTGTGAGCAGATGATGCGTGGACTTATTAAGATGGTTCACAGTGGCAATCGTTTCTTCTCACCTTCATTGCGTATGGTAATCGGTGTTCCATCAGGTTCTACTGAGGTTGAACTTCGTGCCGTTCGTGATTCAGCAGAACACGCTGATGGTCGTGATGTCTACCTTATCTTTGAGCCAATGGCAGCTGCCCTCGGTATGGGTCTTGATGTAGAAGCTCCAGAGGGTAACATGATTGTTGATATCGGTGGTGGTAGCACTGAGATTGCAGTCATTTCTTTGGGTGGTATCGTATGTAATAACTCTATCCGTGTAGCAGGTGATGACCTCACTGCGGATATTCAGGAATATATGAGCCGTCAGCATAATGTGAAAGTCAGTGAGCGTATGGCAGAGCGTATTAAGCTCCATGTCGGTTCGGCACTGACAGACCTTGGCGAAGAAGCACCAGAGGATTACATTGTACATGGCCCTAACCGTATCACAGCACTTCCTATGGAGGTGCCTGTATGCTATCAAGAGATTGCTCATTGTCTTGATAAGACCGTTGCAAAGATTGAAAATGCCGTTCTTTCAGCATTGGAGAATACACCGCCTGAGCTTTATGCTGATATCGTAAAGAATGGTATTTACCTCAGTGGTGGTGGTGCATTGCTTCGTGGTATCGACAAGCGACTGACTGATAAGATTAACATTCCATTCCATATTGCTGAAGACCCATTGCACAGTGTGGCTAAGGGTGCAGGCATAGCATTGAAGAACGTAGACCGTTTCTCGTTCTTGATGAGATAA
- the mreC gene encoding rod shape-determining protein MreC, whose translation MHNLTEFLAKYKHWFLFVALEVLSMVLLFRFNDYQGSVWFTSANYVAGLAYEESSKITSYLTMGEVNEALTKRNLELERQVRELSEQLYDKTKDSTFLHKGQYRFLSKFRLVQAKVVANSLDKPNNFITINKGTWDGVHKDMGVACGNGVVGIVYMAGIHYAVVIPVLNSKSNISCSIQGRDYFGYLHWNGGASDVAYLDDVPRHAKFKLGDRVVTSGYSSVFPAGVLVGKIKHVYNSEDGLSYRLQIQLSTDFGNLRDVCVIDDASIRDQRQIIKAAQDSIKPLEDQIGNGAQ comes from the coding sequence ATGCACAATCTGACAGAGTTCCTTGCTAAGTACAAGCATTGGTTCTTGTTCGTTGCCCTGGAAGTCTTGAGTATGGTTCTTCTGTTCCGATTCAACGACTATCAGGGCAGTGTGTGGTTCACGTCAGCGAACTACGTAGCAGGTTTGGCTTATGAGGAAAGTTCAAAGATCACATCTTACTTGACGATGGGTGAGGTGAATGAGGCTTTGACCAAGCGTAATCTTGAACTGGAACGTCAGGTGAGAGAGTTGTCAGAACAGCTATATGACAAGACGAAGGACTCTACTTTCCTTCATAAGGGGCAATATCGTTTCCTTTCAAAGTTCCGATTGGTACAAGCAAAGGTTGTAGCCAATTCGTTGGATAAACCTAATAACTTTATCACTATCAACAAGGGAACATGGGATGGAGTACATAAGGATATGGGTGTAGCCTGTGGAAATGGTGTTGTGGGTATTGTCTATATGGCAGGTATTCATTATGCTGTTGTAATTCCTGTGCTGAACTCAAAGTCAAACATCAGCTGTTCTATTCAGGGACGTGACTATTTTGGTTATCTCCATTGGAATGGAGGCGCATCTGATGTTGCTTATCTGGATGATGTCCCTCGTCATGCAAAGTTTAAGTTGGGCGACCGTGTTGTAACGAGTGGATATTCTTCTGTATTCCCAGCTGGTGTATTGGTAGGTAAAATAAAGCATGTCTACAATTCGGAAGATGGACTCTCTTATCGCTTACAGATTCAGCTCTCAACAGACTTTGGTAATCTACGTGATGTCTGTGTGATAGATGATGCTTCTATTAGAGACCAACGCCAGATTATTAAGGCGGCACAAGATTCTATCAAACCGCTTGAGGACCAGATAGGAAATGGGGCACAGTAA
- the mreD gene encoding rod shape-determining protein MreD, translating to MNIDFLKRLLWFAVLTVAQVFVLNHIHLFAVATPLLYIYFILLFPRNYPQWAMLLWAFLMGLTIDTFSNTPGVAAGSLTLIAALQPYVLQLFIPRDSSENFQAGMDTLSMPQYTWYVSIFTLIYSVVFFTLEMFSFFNVIEWLLCIGGSSLLTLILILVVENVRRR from the coding sequence ATGAATATAGATTTCCTAAAACGTTTGCTTTGGTTTGCTGTATTGACAGTAGCACAGGTGTTTGTCCTTAATCACATCCATCTGTTTGCTGTTGCCACGCCATTGCTTTATATCTATTTCATCCTTCTTTTCCCTCGTAATTATCCTCAGTGGGCTATGCTGTTATGGGCGTTTTTAATGGGTCTTACGATTGATACCTTTTCAAATACACCCGGTGTCGCAGCAGGGTCACTGACATTAATAGCTGCCTTACAACCTTATGTATTGCAACTATTTATCCCTCGTGATAGTAGTGAAAACTTCCAGGCAGGTATGGATACGCTTAGCATGCCGCAGTACACGTGGTATGTGTCAATTTTTACCTTAATATATAGCGTCGTTTTCTTCACTTTAGAGATGTTTAGTTTTTTTAATGTGATTGAATGGCTATTGTGTATTGGTGGTAGTTCATTACTCACGCTTATTCTTATTCTTGTTGTTGAGAACGTAAGGAGGCGATAA
- the mutY gene encoding A/G-specific adenine glycosylase produces the protein MNFAATLLQWFKNNGRSLPWRETNDPYAIWLSEVILQQTRIAQGMSYWERFIAQWPTVNNLAAATEDEVLKAWQGLGYYSRARNLHKAAQQVVELGGFPQTFKELKTLKGVGDYTAAAIASIAFGQPVAVVDGNVYRVLSRYYGITTAIDSTEGKKEFQTLAQSLLPTSEPADYNEAIMDFGAIQCTPSSPSCTTCPLCETCIAFREQRMNELPVKSKKVKQRERHFTYLYIEYEGELAIHQRGAGDIWQGLWELPQAEQLTSATNNVWETEAQLLQKGIKHILTHQILLADIYLWQPKSRPQLPSDFIWIKRQSLDNYALPRLIEILLKEIPT, from the coding sequence ATGAATTTCGCAGCAACACTTCTTCAATGGTTCAAAAATAACGGACGTTCTCTGCCTTGGCGAGAAACAAATGACCCATACGCTATTTGGCTTAGTGAAGTCATTCTACAACAAACTCGCATCGCACAGGGCATGAGTTATTGGGAACGTTTTATAGCGCAATGGCCTACTGTCAACAATCTTGCAGCCGCCACAGAGGACGAGGTGCTAAAAGCTTGGCAGGGCTTGGGCTACTACTCTCGTGCGAGAAACCTCCACAAAGCTGCACAGCAGGTAGTTGAATTAGGTGGGTTCCCACAGACTTTCAAGGAATTAAAGACACTAAAAGGTGTAGGGGACTATACGGCTGCTGCCATTGCTTCTATTGCCTTTGGTCAACCTGTAGCCGTAGTGGATGGCAATGTCTATCGTGTACTTTCTCGTTATTATGGAATTACCACAGCTATTGACAGCACCGAAGGAAAAAAAGAGTTTCAAACACTTGCTCAATCTCTTTTGCCAACAAGCGAACCAGCTGATTACAACGAAGCTATAATGGACTTTGGTGCCATTCAGTGTACACCATCTTCTCCATCTTGCACAACTTGTCCACTATGCGAAACCTGCATTGCTTTCCGTGAACAACGTATGAATGAACTACCCGTAAAGAGCAAGAAGGTGAAACAACGAGAACGTCATTTCACCTATCTGTATATTGAATATGAAGGAGAATTAGCTATCCACCAACGTGGTGCAGGTGATATTTGGCAGGGATTATGGGAACTTCCACAAGCAGAACAGCTTACATCTGCTACTAACAATGTGTGGGAAACAGAAGCGCAACTATTACAAAAAGGGATAAAACACATTCTTACTCATCAAATTCTCCTTGCTGACATCTATCTTTGGCAACCAAAGTCGCGCCCACAACTACCCTCAGACTTCATCTGGATTAAAAGGCAAAGCCTTGATAACTACGCCTTGCCTCGCCTTATTGAGATTCTGCTAAAAGAAATCCCCACCTAA
- a CDS encoding MGS-like domain protein yields the protein MAGKKQIKTALISVFHKDGLEDLLKKLDEEGVKFLSTGGTQEFIVSLGYECQKVEDVTSYPSILGGRVKTLHPKIFGGILSRRDNESDQAQMQEYDIPYIDLVIVDLYPFEQTVASGASAEEIIEKIDIGGISLIRAGAKNFKDVVIVPSKAEYPVLLQILNTNGARTDIEDRKMFAERAFGITSHYDTAIHRWFATE from the coding sequence ATGGCTGGTAAAAAACAAATTAAGACTGCTCTTATTTCGGTCTTTCATAAAGATGGACTTGAGGATTTGCTCAAGAAGTTAGATGAAGAAGGCGTGAAATTCCTCAGTACCGGTGGTACACAGGAATTCATCGTGTCATTAGGATACGAATGTCAGAAGGTTGAAGACGTCACATCTTACCCTTCTATTCTTGGTGGTCGTGTGAAGACACTTCACCCAAAGATTTTTGGTGGTATTCTTTCTCGTCGTGATAACGAAAGTGATCAGGCACAGATGCAGGAATATGATATTCCATACATCGACCTCGTTATCGTAGACCTTTATCCTTTTGAGCAGACGGTAGCCAGTGGTGCCAGTGCAGAGGAAATCATTGAGAAGATTGATATAGGTGGTATCTCGCTGATACGTGCAGGAGCAAAGAACTTCAAGGATGTTGTTATTGTGCCAAGTAAGGCGGAGTATCCTGTGTTGCTTCAGATTCTCAACACAAATGGGGCTCGTACTGATATTGAAGATCGTAAGATGTTCGCTGAACGTGCTTTCGGCATTACCAGTCATTACGATACAGCTATTCATCGTTGGTTTGCAACAGAATAA